From a single Gadus morhua chromosome 3, gadMor3.0, whole genome shotgun sequence genomic region:
- the polq gene encoding DNA polymerase theta: MSNLGPPHKKKCYMGQHQIVKKSNQVYNEPITGKHGKLTKKTTLETENHKGSNVGGGAVFPLGESSLALEDEMMQALDALDPVKPLLQMDPPITIHTNGQNNSTRKRKNDSTQSLNREESIQHCNSRPNRITHEAHCHPEQASEAKRACKQSSNGGGSLRRAGCKDLAQKLLFSEDLEDAQLPQRGTKSCQSDSAGPSNTLLHGNTPTKLQAVDPGRVHKSRRRDSPLSPAKAGPISKADSPLDASTNFILFSPTHLAAARKKAELQRSLQNHSASVLTIPTGLEASHLPDTLTQQGFAMRAPEEHAEKLLLSSWGLPKPVLERYKRHGVTHMFDWQAQCLTVGQVLQGQNLVYAAPTSAGKTLVSELLMLKRVLETKRKALFILPFVSVAKEKMHYLQSVFEEAGVRVEGYMGGTSAPGGFRALDVAVCTIEKANSLVNRLIEEDSMDLLGMVVVDELHMVGDSGRGYLLELLLTKIRFIALQRNDKGSFSDGVQIIGMSATLPNLALLAGWLGAELYQTDFRPVPLQELVKVGSNIYDNTLSLVRKFSPAINVKGDDDHIVSLSYETVRDGHSVLLFCPSKIWCEKLADSIARAFYNLRNTDGKAGADPQAVCLDQKGLVDVIAQLRRTPAGLDPTLQRCVPWGVGFHHAGLTFDERDILEGAFRLGLVKVLAATSTLSSGVNLPARRVIIRTPTFNGHLLDPLTYKQMAGRAGRKGVDTQGESVLVCKESERQKGITLVQGVLRPISSCLVKQEGDGVTTSMLRAILEIIVGGVASTPQDVRVYASCTLLAASARWERDPSDGGLKEGPEPETNRGAIEACVEWLMENEFITILKEGEEERFAPSLLGAATLSSSLSPPEALGIFADLQRAMKGFVLENDLHTLYLITPVYTDWTTIDWYQFFCLWEQLPSSMKRVAELVGVQEGFLARSVSGKLVAKTDAQRRQMAVHKRFFTTLVLQDLVKEVPLATVASRYNCNRGQLQSLQQSASTYAGMVTVFCKRLGWSSMELLLSQYQTRLSFGVQRELVDLVRVSLLNATRARALYAQGLCTVAELARATVADVEKALRKAVPFKSSKRAVDESEVEAAERRSLRCVWVSGGRALTEKEAANEIVSEARLLLQGDLAELGVQWDPGTLSDTGPDDGHSSSQSKSPNKREIHKGAEGQKEDTKTDQNRTRGAEREAEEKRDESPPGSKRHTVRTETAHDGLTERGAEAKSTNQTVAIVHNPEMTEHVAKQRGTETVGKGAAGREGQRAEEGIGIRSEEVTPTKPEAVNTKRAVRHRSLTQELAELVFSPLPPLKTLPLPPTSPMPPPRFRAPVPRRQGQCRGSAEAFKEDAAAAAADSVAFPARSGVVKHSKALSKVLQSIHTESNALEAVQTVQQALPSVDSELEIVQSPRHSSPTPPQTPAVISTDPPQAGDLGGLPDSTSPINVQTSPVPVVGPPSNSPAPTPPLSSVAERRRRQEEERFSSPELYTDGAHGEEAVPVDSNEAEEGFGSDSFELDSMTERIMFDQVNPVGGEAGGEGEEQGEKLNEGRASRLQEGEVLEENEGRLQPEVQKPHAGNNAHSSQTEAQSHVRPDDAGPRFNISLTDAQLELILDASHQITPRVDGCENMDEEDGEEKQKQEEADIRPALDVDPVDSESLNASSSFLFDSLYEGSLLAGLSPDQDGLFPPDQEEPLRGEIAENPQLPSGQDRRRSELLANQEAEEAKQWSESSFNLSEWGDSLLVGEHFLERQSLLRHAERSPEGRRRSHGEGKQSKPDRTLMADQQGTHSGLKPAQFKLPEPNLAPSKTKPLQSIELGHTDTGGTQGRAEKLKEITPPRNHDHVFLNMGEASKRAGRDEVRQGVAKAKHIQSSPDHFPDCSPGLQEMFDQWPSMADPPLQSVTTIKTTASVTLAHVHNAAGKDLEIPQPVMGRDGKQQHQTLPPAAQSRSEATEEGPGQEKAGERPSSASDLIPPTQETAPVTPRIKLTTSSVHSPLSAKPLKQSTSSTGLRSSKQVPTCQTSLPGPSHRPQPADISTSGNDKNRSAPELDNKSKAGDDHKPRTRSEVPDAVPPIPAEPEAGQPDEDTSVIDEGFSLQLSQSGPLTPSSSGAFSIIDVASDRGLFHTFISEWRTKERYSLALACQRPEQTQHPEGGIGEQHKRGSANRQKLCSAAGFPVRGEDGLVLMGLSVCWGSRDAFYVSLQQEQSSGLSSSLAPPPLDADLPVSERLEQVKACLNRPLVSHSAVVVITYDIIHVYKTLVLSCGVSLEGSCEDPKVACWLVDPGSEERTLANMVTFYCPAELALLEGLGEGRYASTYCPRVKAATESVLIHATMTHLTGLLEEDGMLDVFRRVEMPSQRCLALLELNGLGFSVRESERQKHVMQAKLSALEAQAYGMAGHSFSLTSIDDIAQILFFELHLPPNGDVGGVINKKTLGYTRRGGKVRLGKQFSTTKDVLEKLRPLHLLPGVILEWRRITNAMTKVVFPLQREKRHHPGLAMDRIHPVAQTHTATGRVSFTEPNIQNVPKDFEIDMPTVVGESPPSQDARHLANKQGRKRRTIIPAAPVGSTKKGPAFSVSMRHSFVPFSGGMILAADYSQLELRVLAHLSKDRRLLQVLNGGADVFRCIAAEWKSIEPDSVNDSLRQQAKQICYGIIYGMGPKSLGEQMGVDENDAACYIESFKSRYTGIQAFLRETVKNCQRRGYVQTLMGRRRYLPAITNGNGYAKAHAERQAVNTTVQGSAADIVKLATVNIQKRLRELYPSAPLSHQHTAPVSRRGGTSHLRGAYFILQLHDELIYETKEEDLIQVAQIVKKEMETAVKLHVKLKAKIKAGPSWGNLEDLDI; this comes from the exons ATGAGCAACCTGGGCCCTCCACATAAAAAGAAGTGTTACATGGGACAACACCAGATCGTCAAGAAAAG CAATCAAGTCTACAATGAACCAATTACCGGAAAACATGGTAAACTCACGAAGAAAACGACGTTGGAGACAGAGAACCACAAGGGCTCTAACGTG GGCGGAGGCGCGGTATTTCCATTGGGGGAATCCTCCCTGGCActtgaagatgagatgatgcaGGCACTCGATGCCCTGGACCCTGTAAAACCTCTGCTTCAAATGGATCCACCAATCACCATCCACACAAATGGACAAAACAATAGCACCAGAAAGCGGAAAAACGACTCGACACAGAGTCTGAACCGGGAAGAATCCATTCAACACTGTAATTCACGTCCCAATCGGATCACACACGAAGCCCACTGCCACCCTGAACAAGCTAGTGAAGCAAAGCGAGCCTGCAAGCAAAGCAGTAATGGGGGTGGGAGTCTGCGGAGGGCCGGCTGCAAAGATCTCGCCCAAAAGCTTCTCTTTAGCGAGGACTTGGAGGATGCACAGCTTCCTCAGAGAGGAACCAAGAGCTGCCAATCAGACTCTGCGGGCCCCAGCAACACACTGCTCCATGGAAACACACCGACCAAGCTGCAAGCGGTGGATCCTGG TCGGGTGCACAAATCCAGGAGAAGAGACTCCCCTCTAAGCCCGGCAAAAGCTGGTCCAATTAGCAAAGCCGACTCCCCATTGGACGCCTCCACGAACTTCATCCTGTTTAGCCCCACCCACTTGGCAGCGGCCAGGAAGAAGGCAGAACTCCAGCGGTCCTTACAGAATCATTCGGCATCTGTACTCACAATACCCACTGGCCTCGAGGCTAGTCATCTCCCTGACACTTTAACTCAGCAAG gctTTGCCATGCGTGCTCCTGAAGAGCACGCAGAGAAGCTTCTGCTGTCCAGCTGGGGCCTTCCGAAACCCGTCCTGGAGCGCTACAAGAGACACGGGGTCACCCACATGTTCGACTGGCAGGCCCAGTGCCTGACCGTTGGCCAGGTCCTGCAGGGACAGAACCTCGTCTACGCGG CCCCCACCAGTGCTGGGAAGACGTTGGTGTCGGAGCTGCTGATGTTGAAGCGTGTGTTGGAGACTAAAAGGAAGGCTCTCTTCATCTTGCCATTCGTCTCGGTTGCCAAAGAGAAAATGCACTACCTTCAG AGTGTGTTTGAAGAGGCGGGCGTGCGGGTGGAGGGCTACATGGGGGGCACCTCGGCGCCAGGGGGCTTCAGGGCTCTGGACGTGGCGGTGTGCACAATAGAGAAGGCCAATTCCCTCGTCAACAGACTGATAGAAGAAGACAGCATGGACCTTCTAG ggatggtggtggtggatgagttGCATATGGTGGGAGACTCCGGGAGGGGCTACCTTCTCGAGCTGCTGCTGACCAAGATACGGTTCATTGCACTGCAGCGGAACGATAAAGG TTCCTTCTCTGATGGCGTGCAGATAATAGGTATGAGTGCCACCCTTCCTAACCTGGCCCTGCTGGCTGGGTGGCTGGGAGCAGAGCTCTATCAGACCGACTTCAGGCCCGTCCCCTTGCAGGAGCTTGTCAAGGTGGGCAGCAACATCTACGACAACACACTCTCCCTGGTTCGAAAGTTCTCTCCTGCCATTAATGTGAAG GGGGATGACGACCACATAGTGAGTTTGAGCTATGAGACGGTGAGAGACGGCCACTCTGTGCTGCTCTTCTGCCCCTCAAAAATCTGGTGTGAGAAGCTAGCCGACAGCATCGCTAGAGCATTCTACAATCTCCGAAATACTG ATGGCAAGGCTGGGGCCGACCCCCAGGCGGTATGTCTGGACCAGAAGGGCCTGGTTGATGTGATCGCCCAGCTGAGACGCACCCCTGCTGGGCTAGACCCTACCCTACAGCGCTGCGTCCCCTGGGGGGTTGGCTTCCACCACGCTG GTCTCACCTTCGATGAGCGGGACATTCTGGAGGGTGCGTTCCGCCTGGGCCTGGTCAAAGTGCTGGCCGCGACCTCTACCCTCTCCTCTGGGGTCAACCTCCCGGCCCGCAGGGTCATCATCCGAACCCCCACCTTCAATGGACACCTGCTTGACCCTCTCACGTACAAACAGATGGCCGGGCGGGCGGGCCGCAAGGGGGTGGACACCCAAG GAgagagtgtgcttgtgtgcaagGAGTCTGAGAGGCAGAAAGGCATTACCCTTGTCCAGGGTGTGCTTCGACCAATCAGCAGCTGCCTGGTGAAGCAGGAGGGGGATGGTGTCACCACGAGCATGCTTCGAGCCATCCTGGAG ATCATCGTTGGAGGCGTGGCCAGCACACCACAGGATGTGCGGGTGTACGCTTCCTGCACGCTGCTGGCCGCCAGCGCCCGATGGGAGCGGGACCCCTCGGACGGGGGCCTGAAGGAGGGGCCGGAGCCCGAGACCAACAGGGGCGCCATCGAGGCCTGTGTGGAGTGGCTGATGGAGAATGAGTTCATCACTATCCTGAAGGAGGGGGAAG AGGAGCGGTTTGCTCCGTCCCTGCTGGGAGCagccactctctcctcctccctctctccccccgagGCCCTGGGGATATTCGCTGACCTGCAGCGCGCCATGAAGGGCTTCGTACTGGAGAACGACCTGCACACCCTCTACctg ATCACCCCGGTGTACACCGACTGGACCACCATCGACTGGTACCAGTTCTTCTGCCTGTGGGAGCAGCTGCCCTCCTCCATGAAGAGGGTGGCGGAGCTGGTGGGCGTTCAGGAGGGCTTCCTGGCACGCTCCGTCAGCGGCAAGCTGGTCGCCAAGACGGACGCGCAGCGCCGGCAGATGGCCGTCCACAAACG GTTCTTCACCACCCTGGTCCTGCAGGACCTGGTGAAGGAGGTTCCCCTGGCAACGGTGGCCTCCAGGTACAACTGCAACCGCGGCCAGCTGCAGTCGCTGCAGCAGTCTGCCTCCACATACGCAG GCATGGTGACGGTGTTCTGCAAGCGGCTGGGCTGGAGCAGCAtggagctgctgctgtcccAGTATCAGACGCGGCTGAGCTTCGGCGTGCAGAGGGAGCTGGTGGACCTGGTGCGGGTGTCCCTGCTGAACGCCACGCGGGCCCGAGCGCTGTACGCCCAGGGGCTGTGCACCGTGGCCGAGCTCGCCAGGGCCACCGTTGCCGACGTGGAGAAAGCACTGCGGAAAGCCGTTCCCtttaagag CTCCAAGCGGGCCGTGGACGAGAGCGAGGTGGAGGCAGCCGAGAGGCGGAGCCTGCGCTGCGTCTGGGTCAGTGGTGGGCGGGCCCTGACGGAAAAGGAAGCAGCCAATGAGATTGTGTCTGAGgccaggctcctcctccagggagacCTGGCTGAGCTGGGGGTCCAGTGGGACCCGGGGACTCTTTCTGACACAGGGCCAGATGACGGACACAgcagcagccaatcaaaatCCCCCAATAAGAGGGAAATACACAAGGGAGCAGAAGGACAGAAAGAGGATACGAAAACAGATCAAAATAGGacgagaggggcagagagagaagcagaggagaaACGTGATGAGAGCCCACCGGGAAGCAAGCGACACACAGTCAGAACAGAGACAGCTCACGACGGcctgacagagagaggagcagaggctaaatcaaccaatcaaaccGTTGCCATCGTTCACAATCCGGAAATGACAGAACACGTGGCAAAGCAAAGAGGCACAGAGACGGTGGGGAAGGGGGCAGCTGGAAGGGAGGgccagagagcagaggagggaatCGGGATCAGGAGTGAAGAGGTGACTCCCACTAAACCAGAAGCTGTGAACACAAAGCGGGCCGTTCGCCACAGAAGCCTGACGCAGGAATTGGCCGAGTTGGTGTTCAGTCCTCTTCCTCCGCTCAAGACCCTTCCTCTACCCCCAACGTCCCCCATGCCCCCACCTCGGTTCCGGGCCCCAGTACCCCGAAGGCAGGGGCAGTGTCGGGGTTCTGCAGAGGCATTTAAAGAggatgccgccgccgccgccgccgactcTGTGGCCTTCCCTGCTCGGTCAGGAGTGGTAAAGCACTCCAAAGCCTTGAGCAAAGTCCTCCAGTCTATTCATACTGAGAGTAACGCGTTGGAAGCTGTCCAAACTGTGCAACAAGCACTGCCATCAGTGGATTCTGAATTGGAGATCGTTCAAAGTCCACGTCACAGTTCTCCAACACCTCCGCAGACGCCCGCCGTTATTTCAACCGATCCCCCCCAAGCGGGTGATTTAGGGGGTCTTCCCGATTCCACTTCTCCCATTAATGTTCAGACGTCACCGGTTCCAGTTGTGGGGCCGCCGTCCAACTCTCCCGCGCCAACGCCTCCCCTCTCGTCTGTGGCCGAGcgaaggaggagacaggaggaggagcggtTCTCCTCCCCAGAGCTGTACACAGATGGCGCTCACGGAGAGGAGGCCGTGCCAGTGGACTCCAACGAGGCCGAGGAAGGCTTTGGATCCGACAGTTTTGAATTGGACTCTATGACCGAGAGGATCATGTTTGATCAGGTGAACCCGGTGGGAGGGGAGGCGGGCGGGGAAGGAGAGGAACAGGGGGAAAAGTTGAATGAGGGGAGAGCGAGCAGACTTCAGGAAGGTGAAGTGCTGGAGGAGAATGAAGGAAGACTCCAGCCTGAGGTGCAGAAACCTCATGCTGGCAACAATGCTCACAGCTCTCAAactgaggcccaatcccatGTAAGACCTGATGACGCTGGTCCAAGATTTAATATATCTCTCACAGATGCCCAGCTAGAACTAATCCTGGACGCAAGCCACCAG ATCACTCCAAGAGTAGATGGTTGTGAGAACATGGACGAAGAAGATGGTGAAGAAAAACAGAAGCAAGAGGAGGCTGACATCCGCCCAGCATTAGACGTGGATCCGGTTGATTCTGAGAGTTTAAATGCAAGCAGTAGCTTCCTGTTTGACAGTCTCTATGAGGGCTCCCTTCTCGCTGGCCTCAGCCCAGACCAGGACGGGCTATTTCCACCAGATCAAGAGGAGCCGCTTAGAGGGGAGATTGCAGAAAACCCCCAACTTCCCTCTGGTCAGGACCGACGACGCAGTGAGCTTCTGGCCAATCAGGAGGCAGAAGAGGCTAAGCAATGGAGCGAGTCGTCCTTCAATCTGTCTGAATGGGGTGACTCTTTGCTGGTGGGGGAGCACTTCCTGGAGAGGCAGAGCTTGCTCAGACACGCGGAGAGATCCCCAGAAGGGCGCAGACGTAGCCATGGTGAAGGTAAACAGTCCAAACCAGACCGTACGCTGATGGCAGACCAGCAGGGAACACATTCAGGCCTTAAGCCTGCTCAGTTTAAGCTACCAGAACCCAACCTGGCCCCATCCAAAACCAAACCGCTCCAATCAATCGAGCTGGGCCATACGGATACAGGTGGGACCCAAGGTCGAGCTGAAAAGTTAAAAGAAATTACGCCACCGAGAAACCATGATCATGTATTCTTGAACATGGGTGAGGCAAGCAAGAGAGCGGGCAGGGATGAAGTCAGACAGGGTGTAGCAAAAGCCAAGCACATCCAGAGCTCACCTGATCATTTTCCTGACTGCAGCCCTGGACTGCAAGAGATGTTCGATCAGTGGCCCAGCATGGCTGACCCACCCCTCCAAAGTGtcacaacaataaaaacaacagcatcAGTCACGCTAGCCCACGTGCACAATGCTGCAGGGAAGGACCTGGAAATACCTCAGCCTGTGATGGGGAGGGATGGGAAACAGCAGCATCAGACACTCCCGCCTGCTGCCCAGAGCCGCTCTGAAGCGACGGAGGAAGGCCCTGGACAAGAGAAAGCCGGAGAGAGGCCATCCTCTGCCTCTGACCTCATCCCCCCCACACAGGAGACGGCACCTGTCACTCCCAGAATCAAACTAACAACCTCCTCTGTCCATTCGCCTCTGTCTGCCAAGCCTCTGAAACAGTCCACCAGCTCCACAGGCCTCCGCAGCTCAAAGCAGGTTCCAACATGTCAAACATCCCTCCCAGGACCCAGCCACCGTCCCCAGCCTGCCGATATATCCACGTCCGGGAACGATAAAAACAGATCGGCTCCCGAACTCGACAACAAATCCAAAGCGGGAGACGACCACAAGCCAAGAACCCGCTCGGAGGTACCAGACGCAGTCCCTCCAATCCCAGCTGAACCGGAGGCCGGCCAGCCTGATGAAGACACATCGGTTATCGACGAGGGCTTCAGCCTCCAGCTGTCCCAGAGCGGCCCCCTCACACCCAGCAGCTCCGGGGCCTTCTCAATCATCGACGTGGCCAGTGACCGGGGACTCTTCCACACGTTCATCAGCGAGTGGAGGACGAAGGAGCGCTACTCCCTGGCACTGGCCTGCCAACGGCCAGAGCAGACCCAGCATCCCGAGGGCGGCATCGGAGAGCAACACAAGAGAG GGTCAGCAAACCGGCAGAAGCTGTGCAGTGCGGCCGGGTTCCcagtgaggggagaggatgggCTGGTGCTGATGGGCCTGAGCGTCTGCTGGGGTTCGAGGGATGCATTCTACGTCTCTCTGCAGCAGGAGCAGAGCTCAG GTTTGAGCTCTAGTTTGGCCCCGCCTCCGCTGGATGCTGATTTgccagtgagtgagaggttggaGCAGGTGAAGGCCTGTCTGAACAGGCCATTGGTCAGCCACTCAGCTGTCGTGGTTATCACCTATGACATCATCCATGTGTACAAAACACTGGTGCTGAGCTGCGGTGTCAGTCTGGAGGGAAGCTGTGAAGACCCCAAG GTGGCCTGCTGGCTGGTGGACCCAGGTAGTGAGGAGAGGACCCTGGCCAACATGGTGACCTTCTACTGCCCCGCGGAGCTGGCCTTACTGGAGGGACTGGGGGAGGGCCGGTACGCCAGCACCTACTGCCCCCGCGTGAAGGCGGCTACAGAGAGCGTGCTGATCCACGCCACCATGACCCACCTCACCGGCCTGCTGGAGGAAGACGGCATGCTGG ACGTGTTCCGGCGGGTGGAGATGCCGTCCCAGCGGTGTCTGGCCCTGCTTGAGCTCAACGGCCTGGGCTTCAGTGTgcgggagagcgagaggcagaAGCACGTGATGCAGGCCAAGCTCAGCGCCCTGGAGGCTCAGGCGTACGGCATGGCCGGGCACAGCTTCTCCCTCACCAGCATCGACGACATAGCACAG ATCTTGTTCTTTGAGCTCCATCTGCCCCCAAATGGTGACGTGGGCGGGGTAATAAATAAGAAGACTCTGGGCTACACCAGGAGGGGAGGCAAAGTGCGACTGGGCAAACAGTTCAGCACTACCAAG gacgtgctGGAGAAGCTTCGACCGCTCCACCTGTTGCCCGGGGTGATTCTGGAGTGGCGGCGGATCACCAACGCCATGACCAAGGTGGTATTCCCCCTTCAGAGGGAGAAGAGGCACCACCCTGGCCTGGCCATGGACCGCATCCACCCCGTCGCCCAGACCCACACGGCCACGG GTCGGGTCAGCTTCACAGAGCCCAACATCCAGAATGTCCCCAAGGACTTTGAGATCGACATGCCCACCGTGGTGGGGGAGAGCCCCCCTTCACAAGATGCCCGCCATCTTGCAAACAAACAAGG GAGGAAGCGTCGCACTATAATCCCGGCGGCTCCAGTCGGCAGTACAAAGAAAGGCCCGGCCTTCTCCGTCAGCATGCGGCATTCCTTTGTGCCCTTCTCAG ggggcatGATTCTAGCAGCAGATTACTCCCAGCTGGAGCTCCGGGTGCTGGCCCACCTGTCCAAGGACCGGCGCCTCCTGCAG GTGCTGAACGGCGGAGCAGACGTGTTCCGCTGCATTGCAGCTGAGTGGAAGAGCATTGAGCCGGACTCGGTGAACGACAGCCTCAGACAACAGGccaagcag atctgcTACGGCATCATCTATGGGATGGGACCCAAGTCCTTAGGGGAGCAAATGGGAGTGGATGAGAACGATGCAGCTTGCTACATCGAGAGCTTCAAATCCAGATACACAG GGATCCAGGCCTTCCTCAGGGAGACGGTGAAGAACTGCCAGAGGAGGGGCTACGTCCAGACCCTGATGGGCCGGCGGAGGTACCTGCCCGCCATCACCAACGGCAACGGCTACGCCAAGGCACAC GCCGAGCGGCAGGCGGTGAACACCACGGTGCAGGGCTCGGCCGCCGACATCGTCAAGCTCGCCACGGTCAACATCCAGAAGCGGCTGCGGGAGCTCTACCCCAGCGCCCCCCTGTCCCACCAGCACACCGCGCCAG TGAGTCGGCGGGGCGGGACGTCCCATCTGAGGGGagcctacttcatcctgcaGCTCCATGACGAGCTCATCTATGAGACCAAAGAAGAGGACCTCATCCAG GTGGCTCAGATAGtgaagaaagagatggagactGCGGTGAAGTTGCATGTGAAGTTAAAGGCCAAGATAAAAGCTGGACCCAGCTGGGGTAACCTTGAAGACCTTGACATATAA